One Hallerella porci genomic window, GCGGTCCTGGTGGAGTTGCGATTTTCGTCAAGTGCATGACGGATAACAAGACCCGCACCGTTTCGAACATCCGCAACATTTTCAACAAGAACGGCGGAAGCCTTGGCGAAGCTGGCTCTGTTTCGTGGGCATTCACGCACAAAGGTGTGATCGATGTCGACGCAGAAAAGTATCCCGAAGACAAGGTGATGGATACCGCTCTTGAAGCCGGTGCCGATGACATGACCACCGAAGACGGTGTGCATGAAATTTCGACGACTCCGGAATCTTTCGACGCTGTGACGAAAGCTTTGGAAGCTGCTGGCATTGAAATGCTCAGCGCAGAAATCAGCTACATTCCGAATGATCCGGTGAAGCTCGAACATGCAGATGCGCAGAAACTTTTGAAAATCATCGACAAGTTCGAAGATGACGATGACGTTCAAGATGTTTATCACAACGCAGAAATCAGCAACGAAGATTTGGAAGCTGCAGAATAATTTCTGCTTCCGATGACGAAACTGCAAACGCCCCGCGAAGCGGGGCGTTTTTATTTGACTTGTTCGAAAAATGGAATTGACTTGTTTAACTATTTGACTTGTCCGAAAAATTTCGTCGCCATTAAATCATCATCAAGTCTGCGTTCGGATTGGAGTCCGAAGAATTTTCCGGTTCTTGATAACACGTTTCTGGAGCTTGCACTTGTGTCGCAAAAAAATTGCGATGCGCTTCGACGATTTTTTCGCGGGCAACTTCGGCGGGAAGCCAATCTCCAATTTGCACCGACTTGCCTTCGAGTTCTTTATAATACTGGAAGAAATTCCGCGTAATTTTTAAGAACATCGGATCGACATCTTGCACATCGCGAATCGGATGCGGAATATAAAGCGGAACGCCTAAAACCTTGTAATCTTTTTTCCCGCCATCGGTCATGTCTAAGACGCCGACTGC contains:
- a CDS encoding YebC/PmpR family DNA-binding transcriptional regulator, with the translated sequence MSGHSKWATTKRKKAKTDVARAKAWNKFIKEISIAAKLGGGNPDSNPRLRAAILKAKSQSLPAKNIESAIAKGTGEGKDVVMEEPIYEGRGPGGVAIFVKCMTDNKTRTVSNIRNIFNKNGGSLGEAGSVSWAFTHKGVIDVDAEKYPEDKVMDTALEAGADDMTTEDGVHEISTTPESFDAVTKALEAAGIEMLSAEISYIPNDPVKLEHADAQKLLKIIDKFEDDDDVQDVYHNAEISNEDLEAAE
- a CDS encoding inorganic diphosphatase — encoded protein: MPINYLELPIGPKYPYEVDCVVEIPKDTNVKYEYDERYHVFRLDRCLLSSMSYPCSYGLIPSTRADDGDALDMLVYCSSPLATGTVVSCRAVGVLDMTDGGKKDYKVLGVPLYIPHPIRDVQDVDPMFLKITRNFFQYYKELEGKSVQIGDWLPAEVAREKIVEAHRNFFATQVQAPETCYQEPENSSDSNPNADLMMI